From Phaenicophaeus curvirostris isolate KB17595 unplaced genomic scaffold, BPBGC_Pcur_1.0 scaffold_447, whole genome shotgun sequence, a single genomic window includes:
- the LOC138735107 gene encoding LOW QUALITY PROTEIN: retinoic acid receptor RXR-beta-like (The sequence of the model RefSeq protein was modified relative to this genomic sequence to represent the inferred CDS: deleted 1 base in 1 codon), translating to MGDSDRDCRSPDSSSLSASPEPALPRAAMASLPGAALGSPFPVISSSLGSPGLPSAPPLAYGPVSSPQINSTVNLSGLHPVSSSDDVKPPLGLRAVACHPHGPPGAGKRLCAISGPRPAGKHYGVYSCEGCKGFFKRTIRKDLTYTCRDNKDCVVDKRQRNRCQYCRYQKCLATGMKREAVQEERQRGKEKEGDGELGANANEEMPVEKILEAELAVEQKSDQSVEGGGGGGGGGASPNDPVTNICQAADKQLFTLVEWAKRIPHFSDLPLDDQVILLRAGWNELLIASFSHRSIAVKDGILLATGLHVHRNSAHSAGVGAIFDRVLTELVSKMRDMRMDKTELGCLRAIILFNPDAKGLSNPGEVELLREKVYASLESYCKQKYPEQQGR from the exons ATGGGAGACAGCGACCGCG ATTGCCGGAGCCCCGACAGCTCCTCGCTGAGCGCGTCCCCGGAGCCGGCGCTGCCGCGGGCGGCCATGGCCTCGCTGCCCGGCGCCGCCCTGGGCTCCCCGTTCCCCGTCATCAGCTCCTCCCTGGGCTCCCCGGGGCTGCCCAGCGCCCCCCCCCTCGCCTACGGCCCCGTCAGCAGCCCCCAG ATCAACTCCACGGTGAACCTGTCCGGCCTCCACCCCGTCAGCTCCTCGGACGACGTGAAGCCCCCGCTGGGCCTCCGGGCGGTCGCCTGCCACCCGCACGGCCCCCCCGGCGCCGGCAAACGCCTCTGCGCCAT CTCGGGGCCgcgtcccgcagggaagcattATGGGGTGTACAGCTGCGAGGGCTGCAAGGGCTTCTTCAAGCGCACCATCCGCAAGGACCTCACCTACACCTGCCGCGACAACAAGGACTGCGTGGTGGACAAGCGCCAACGCAACCGCTGCCAGTACTGCCGCTACCAGAAGTGTTTGGCCACCGGCATGAAGCGAGAAG CCGTGCAGGAGGAACGGCAACgcgggaaggagaaggaaggagacgGCGAGCTGGGCGCCAACGCCAACGAGGAGATGCCGGTGGAGAAGATCTTGGAGGCCGAGTTGGCCGTGGAGCAGAAGTCGGACCAAAGCGTTGagggcggaggaggaggaggaggaggaggagcctCG CCCAATGACCCGGTGACCAACATCTGCCAGGCCGCCGACAAGCAGCTCTTCACCCTGGTCGAGTGGGCCAAGAGGATCCCCCACTTCTCCGACCTGCCCCTGGACGACCAAGTCATCCTCCTGCGGGCCG gGTGGAACGAGCTGCTCATCGCGTCCTTCTCCCATCGCTCCATCGCCGTGAAGGACGGGATCCTGCTGGCCACCGGGCTGCACGTGCACCGCAACAGCGCCCACAGCGCCGGCGTCGGCGCCATCTTCGACCG GGTGCTGACCGAGCTGGTCTCCAAGATGCGGGACATGCGGATGGACAAGACGGAGCTGGGCTGCCTCCGCGCCATCATCCTCTTCAACCCTG atgcCAAGGGCCTTTCCAACCCCGGCGAGGTT GAGCTGCTCCGCGAGAAGGTTTACGCTTCCTTGGAATCTTATTGCAAGCAGAAGTATCCGGAGCAACAGGGCAGgtag